One Aethina tumida isolate Nest 87 chromosome 5, icAetTumi1.1, whole genome shotgun sequence genomic window carries:
- the LOC109595499 gene encoding sodium/calcium exchanger regulatory protein 1 isoform X3 yields the protein MERVEKDSTMTKMVGKYSHEKNENLDEYFKAVGVPYIPRKMMCSTSPSLEIATSEDGEWTISTSTMLRTNVSKFKLGEDYEESMPGGIIKNNTVIEDDKIVTSSIGPNGEKMMRIYEFTDTHCILTMKHEKSGTEAKRYFKRN from the exons ATGGAGCGGGTAGAAAAAG ATTCAACAATGACGAAAATGGTAGGAAAATACTCCCACGAAAAGAATGAGAATTTGgacgaatattttaaagccgtcg GGGTTCCTTATATACCCAGAAAGATGATGTGCTCTACAAGCCCATCATTGGAAATTGCTACATCTGAAGATGGGGAATGGACCATATCTACCAGTACCATGTTGAGAACAAACGTCTCAAAGTTTAAACTGGGCGAAGATTATGAAGAAAGTATGCCTGGAGGCATTATTAAG AATAATACAGTGATTGAAgatgataaaattgtaacaagCTCAATTGGACCTAATGGAGAAAAAATGATGAGAATATATGAATTTACTGACACTCATTGTATTCTT acaatGAAACATGAAAAGAGTGGAACTGAAGCTAAACGATACTTCAAGAGAAATTAA
- the LOC109595497 gene encoding UPF0545 protein C22orf39 homolog, with the protein MVPSENSKETPQDSKADTNRTALKDEWMIRKCSVYEDEYQDCVSIKARFNQYFIFGEAQDCSQWKIDANNCNKYLEKNDLKAGQEVIDSEKRRRLQRLVPHYQNDVWENRKTPPEDWNKPLPEHLQKEYEFTYLNLKSKEMKGEIPPTFDPPFNGFSCTIM; encoded by the exons ATGGTACCAAgtgaaaattcaaaagaaacacCTCAAGACTCAAAAGCCGACACCAATAGAACCGCTTTAAAAGATGAATGGATG ATCCGAAAATGCTCCGTGTATGAGGATGAATATCAGGATTGTGTGTCAATAAAAGCtagatttaatcaatattttatctttggaGAAGCTCAAGACTGCTCACAATGGAAAATAGATGCAAACAATtgcaacaaatatttagagaaaaatGACCTAAAAGCAGGG CAAGAAGTTATAGACAGCGAAAAGCGACGTAGATTACAGAGACTTGTACCTCATTATCAAAATGATGTGTGGGAAAATAGGAAAACACCACCAGAGGATTGGAACAAACCATTACCTGAGCATTTACAGAAGGAATATGAGTtcacctatttaaatttaaaatctaaggAAATGAAAGGTGAAATACCACCTACTTTTGATCCCCCTTTCAATGGCTTCAGTTGTACAATAATGTAA
- the LOC109595499 gene encoding sodium/calcium exchanger regulatory protein 1 isoform X2: MSLFNQQEIPDSTMTKMVGKYSHEKNENLDEYFKAVGVPYIPRKMMCSTSPSLEIATSEDGEWTISTSTMLRTNVSKFKLGEDYEESMPGGIIKNNTVIEDDKIVTSSIGPNGEKMMRIYEFTDTHCILTMKHEKSGTEAKRYFKRN; encoded by the exons ATGTCGTTGTTTAACCAACAAGAAATTCCTG ATTCAACAATGACGAAAATGGTAGGAAAATACTCCCACGAAAAGAATGAGAATTTGgacgaatattttaaagccgtcg GGGTTCCTTATATACCCAGAAAGATGATGTGCTCTACAAGCCCATCATTGGAAATTGCTACATCTGAAGATGGGGAATGGACCATATCTACCAGTACCATGTTGAGAACAAACGTCTCAAAGTTTAAACTGGGCGAAGATTATGAAGAAAGTATGCCTGGAGGCATTATTAAG AATAATACAGTGATTGAAgatgataaaattgtaacaagCTCAATTGGACCTAATGGAGAAAAAATGATGAGAATATATGAATTTACTGACACTCATTGTATTCTT acaatGAAACATGAAAAGAGTGGAACTGAAGCTAAACGATACTTCAAGAGAAATTAA
- the LOC109595499 gene encoding sodium/calcium exchanger regulatory protein 1 isoform X1: MSLFNQQEIPVFGFIIDSTMTKMVGKYSHEKNENLDEYFKAVGVPYIPRKMMCSTSPSLEIATSEDGEWTISTSTMLRTNVSKFKLGEDYEESMPGGIIKNNTVIEDDKIVTSSIGPNGEKMMRIYEFTDTHCILTMKHEKSGTEAKRYFKRN, encoded by the exons ATGTCGTTGTTTAACCAACAAGAAATTCCTG TTTTTGGTTTCATCATAGATTCAACAATGACGAAAATGGTAGGAAAATACTCCCACGAAAAGAATGAGAATTTGgacgaatattttaaagccgtcg GGGTTCCTTATATACCCAGAAAGATGATGTGCTCTACAAGCCCATCATTGGAAATTGCTACATCTGAAGATGGGGAATGGACCATATCTACCAGTACCATGTTGAGAACAAACGTCTCAAAGTTTAAACTGGGCGAAGATTATGAAGAAAGTATGCCTGGAGGCATTATTAAG AATAATACAGTGATTGAAgatgataaaattgtaacaagCTCAATTGGACCTAATGGAGAAAAAATGATGAGAATATATGAATTTACTGACACTCATTGTATTCTT acaatGAAACATGAAAAGAGTGGAACTGAAGCTAAACGATACTTCAAGAGAAATTAA
- the LOC109595499 gene encoding fatty acid-binding protein homolog 9 isoform X4, protein MTKMVGKYSHEKNENLDEYFKAVGVPYIPRKMMCSTSPSLEIATSEDGEWTISTSTMLRTNVSKFKLGEDYEESMPGGIIKNNTVIEDDKIVTSSIGPNGEKMMRIYEFTDTHCILTMKHEKSGTEAKRYFKRN, encoded by the exons ATGACGAAAATGGTAGGAAAATACTCCCACGAAAAGAATGAGAATTTGgacgaatattttaaagccgtcg GGGTTCCTTATATACCCAGAAAGATGATGTGCTCTACAAGCCCATCATTGGAAATTGCTACATCTGAAGATGGGGAATGGACCATATCTACCAGTACCATGTTGAGAACAAACGTCTCAAAGTTTAAACTGGGCGAAGATTATGAAGAAAGTATGCCTGGAGGCATTATTAAG AATAATACAGTGATTGAAgatgataaaattgtaacaagCTCAATTGGACCTAATGGAGAAAAAATGATGAGAATATATGAATTTACTGACACTCATTGTATTCTT acaatGAAACATGAAAAGAGTGGAACTGAAGCTAAACGATACTTCAAGAGAAATTAA
- the LOC109595496 gene encoding RING finger protein 10 — protein sequence MEKKGNRSLQPSSRALATDSKKNQDVSGKAWPRNGRRREPTNGSLGVKAESTRKPPPQRLRASDKRPRARGYYSGGGGGGGLDRNETSELMHEPLEAELGSVFVPGSKKQSLNHLLNFRYQSPAESRYGSVASDYGGGRHALSKKHKYNKEHFLQANCQFVVKKSGDYKQYMNNPDALVDWNLIEQVHVQVSEYPACPICLFSPVAAKITRCGHIYCWSCILHYLALTDKAWRKCPICYESVYKQDLKSVVAIPHQTFNVNETITFKLMKRQRGSLIAYPADAEVKDEGVMFDVSDIASRDIHSKLLMAGHTDIMSIISREQRELDEQLNEDENAPERCFIEEAIRMLKEREGRTLEDKEEVQDIVEESAENDIEDKLAEISLDCDNSIISNVSEEQTVAVTSGQPAKFHYFYQASDGQHIYLHSINAHMLEHTYGSLEFGPKTITGRIMEKEGGSMTEELRKRLRYLAHLPVTCQFEVAEIQLRHPVVTKETLQHFQEQIDKRKKWRQQRARDEKRREKKIAEEENRKMGRYPAANIHLESHSQFPDFGEYEPTLGRQRSESENTLPSEPDSTSEASSSLGNVYAGPSFATMLATERKKPIWPGLKSAGPVEVPKLISVTGREMTASMAAKTGCDDGELEGFERMESLNRNFGDAIAQALKKAEVVDEESTTSGKKKKKKSKQKVLFTTNVAISGN from the exons ATGGAGAAAAAGGGAAACAGGAGCTTGCAGCCCTCGAGCAGGGCCCTCGCGACTGACTCCAAGAAGAATCAAG ATGTCAGCGGCAAAGCGTGGCCCCGTAACGGGCGCAGGCGCGAGCCGACCAACGGCAGCCTGGGCGTCAAGGCGGAATCCACACGCAAACCGCCGCCGCAGCGCCTCAGAGCCTCGGACAAGCGTCCTCGCGCCCGCGGTTATTACAGTGGCGGCGGTGGCGGCGGAGGTTTGGACCGAAACGAGACGTCCGAGCTGATGCATGAACCGCTCGAAGCGGAATTGGGTTCAGTTTTCGTACCGGGCAGCAAAAAGCAGAGTCTGAATCACCTGCTTAACTTCAGGTACCAGAGTCCGGCCGAGAGTCGCTACGGCAGCGTCGCCAGCGATTACGGTGGCGGCAGGCATGCGCTTTCTAAAAAGCACAAGTACAACAAGGAGCACTTTTTGCAAGCCAA TTGTCAATTTGTCGTCAAAAAATCTGGAGACTACAAGCAATACATGAACAATCCTGATGCCTTAGTCGATTGGAATCTTATTGAACAAGTG CACGTCCAAGTTTCTGAATACCCGGCCTGTCcgatttgtttgttttcgcCTGTGGCCGCTAAGATAACACGCTGCGGCCACATATACTGTTGGTCATGCATCCTGCATTACCTGGCGCTAACGGACAAGGCGTGGCGCAAGTGCCCCATCTGCTACGAATCCGTTTACAAGCAGGATTTGAAAAG TGTCGTCGCGATTCCACATCAAACATTCAACGTAAACGAGACAATAACGTTCAAGCTAATGAAGCGTCAACGCGGCTCCCTCATCGCCTATCCAGCCGATGCCGAAGTGAAGGACGAAGGCGTTATGTTCGACGTGTCGGACATTGCGTCCCGCGACATTCACTCCAAATTGTTAATGGCCGGACACACGGACATCATGTCAATTATATCCCGCGAACAGCGAGAGCTCGACGAACAATTGAACGAGGACGAGAATGCGCCTGAACGCTGTTTCATCGAGGAGGCGATTCGTATGCTCAAAGAACGCGAGGGCAGAACGTTGGAAGATAAGGAGGAAGTTCAAGATATTGTCGAAGAATCTGCAGAAAATGACATCGAGGATAAATTGGCCGAAATCAGTCTCGACTGTGATAATTCCATCATTTCAAACGTTTCTGAAGAACAAACTGTCGCTGTAACTAGTGGACAACCTgccaaatttcattatttttatcaag CCTCAGATGGTCAACATATCTATTTACATTCGATCAACGCTCATATGTTGGAGCACACCTACGGCTCATTGGAATTCGGCCCCAAAACTATAACTGGACGCATCATGGAAAAGGAGGGCGGATCCATGACTGAAGAACTTCGAAAGCGTCTCCGCTACCTTGCTCATTTGCCAGTAACATGCCAGTTCGAAGTGGCGGAAATACAACTACGTCACCCCGTTGTTACCAAAGAAACTCTTCAACATTTTCAAg AGCAAATCGATAAGCGGAAGAAGTGGCGTCAGCAACGTGCCAGGGACGAAAAGCGTCGCGAAAAGAAGATCGCCGAGGAGGAGAACCGCAAAATGGGCAGATATCCGGCGGCCAACATCCATCTTGAGTCGCATAGTCAATTTCCAGATTTCGGTGAGTATGAACCAACTCTCGGCAGACAAAGATCCGAGTCCGAGAACACGCTACCGAGTGAACCTGACAGTACGTCAGAAGCGTCCTCTTCTTTGGGAAATGTTTATGCGGGACCATCTTTTGCAACGATGCTGGCGACGGAAAGGAAGAAGCCCATTTGGCCTGGATTGAAGAGTGCCGGTCCGGTGGAGGTGCCCAAGTTGATAAGTGTGACGGGAAGGGAGATGACGGCATCGATGGCGGCTAAAACTGGGTGTGATGATGGTGAACTTGAAGGTTTTGAACGGATGGAGTCATTGAACAGGAATTTTGGAGATGCGATTGCGCAGGCTTTAAAGAAGGCCGAAGTCGTTGATGAag AATCTACAACCTCCggcaaaaagaagaaaaagaaaagtaAACAAAAGGTGCTATTTACAACTAACGTCGCTATAtctggaaattaa
- the LOC126265708 gene encoding mitochondrial nicotinamide adenine dinucleotide transporter SLC25A51-like, translating into MVNVDTTVNWREFACGWGAAFISVVITYPINKLIFRQMLHGVKATDAIIQLRQEGAWYLYRGILPPLFQKTLSFAMMYGVYEEVRRRLMKDGEDTNMSKAAAASFAGLSELLMVPMGRIQTLLQDRQFHKTFKNTFHAIAVVRTYGFTEYYRGLVPIACRNIPCNVIFFNLRDILKDDEFVNKSKAHKLALEFFSGAVLGALLSTFFHPVNVVKVKVQSKLGVGFENPIKVLVETYREGGNSLSRVYMGMWANCLRAALSWGLMNCGYAFLKNLLY; encoded by the coding sequence ATGGTAAATGTCGACACCACAGTAAACTGGAGAGAATTTGCCTGCGGATGGGGCGCCGCGTTCATAAGTGTGGTGATCACTTATCCGATCAACAAGTTGATATTCCGTCAGATGTTGCACGGAGTGAAAGCGACGGACGCCATCATTCAGCTGAGGCAGGAAGGAGCTTGGTACTTGTATCGTGGCATCTTGCCACCGTTGTTCCAAAAAACGCTCTCATTCGCCATGATGTACGGCGTGTACGAAGAAGTCAGGAGACGGCTGATGAAGGACGGTGAAGACACGAACATGTCTAAAGCGGCGGCCGCGTCCTTCGCCGGACTGTCGGAACTGCTCATGGTGCCCATGGGCAGGATCCAGACGCTGCTGCAGGACAGACAGTTTCACAAAACGTTCAAGAACACGTTTCACGCCATCGCCGTGGTGCGGACTTACGGTTTTACCGAGTATTACAGGGGTTTGGTGCCGATTGCGTGCAGGAATATACCGTGTAAcgttatcttttttaatttgaggGACATCCTGAAGGATGACGAGTTCGTTAACAAATCGAAAGCGCACAAATTGGCCTTGGAATTTTTTAGTGGTGCGGTACTTGGTGCCCTTCTCAGCACGTTTTTCCATCCAGTGAACGTGGTCAAGGTGAAGGTGCAAAGCAAGCTTGGTGTCGGCTTCGAAAATCCAATAAAAGTTTTGGTCGAGACTTATAGGGAGGGCGGCAACTCGTTGTCTAGAGTTTACATGGGAATGTGGGCGAATTGTTTGAGGGCTGCGCTGAGCTGGGGTCTCATGAACTGCGGATACGCTtttcttaaaaacttattGTACTAG
- the LOC109595477 gene encoding T-cell immunomodulatory protein: MCHQSYKLKTNKICDSDLTTMANKLFNTRAVFSFIVLISCATCSDITNLVFGKNTNGMPAAFGDFNSDELTDVFVLQEDGKAIEILLAFEEEPLLRTNGLKCSFKHSIITSVVPGDFDGDAFMDILVTTLDKNVSPEDGKPPLTNVHVLWGGGEKLNCSNDEDKPLIKMIGQPLAIDYNQDMIIDLFGQDKDYVRYFWIFNKTRDTPKQIRMVSNKVHGKLSRPHSHAFLDWNDDYMADLFITTPENFEFWTGRENAEEKFVFNKTVSLPPNVERIGQSLFIDVELKGHMDLVTPVCHDKDCRNSALMVYSGDKWHTMQVNFKDDNGNTWGFYEKPGSKYTNVITLHSGDFNMDGYPDLLATLSVGNTGHPQSFLLENTACVSGCNQFKRSYTIKWNALSPFKNGTAMAAFFDFYQDGILDVILVTYDGTNYRTAAFKNSLDYDANFVKVMVLTGLSNKANPMTMGRVGKKRKTYGTNLPGPSIYYKTTTQEGDVRHGVSAQLPQSAHFSLNLPYTIFGLGRTPNFVDSLTVGLSNNSRSWTQIIPNSQMVVIPWPTTDPSQWKAQLFVTPSKLILMSVAALTAVCGVITVIIAVLYWKERQEDKKERLSESHRFHFDAM, from the exons ATGTGTCATCAGTCgtacaaattgaaaacaaacaaaatatgtgATTCCGACCTAACAACAAtggcaaataaattattcaatacaaGGGCTGTGTTCAGCTTTAtcgttttaataagttgcgcGACATGCAGCGACATAACAAACTTGGTTTTTGGCAAAAACACCAACGGAATGCCTGCTGCTTTTGGCGACTTCAACTCTGATGAACTGACCGACGTCTTTGTGCTTCAGGAAGATGGCAAAGCGATTGAAATTTTGCTAGCGTTTGAAGAAGAGCCGTTGTTACGAACGAATGGTTTGAAGTGTAGTTTTAAGCATTCAATAATCACCAGTGTTGTCCCTGGTGATTTCGATGGTGATGCATTTATGGACATACTTGTAACGACTCTGGACAAGAACGTTAGCCCCGAAGATGGTAAACCTCCACTTACCAATGTCCATGTGCTTTGGGGTGGTGGTGAGAAACTCAATTGTAGCAATGATGAGGATAAACCTTTGATTAAAATGATTGGACAGCCTTTGGCAATTGATTACAATCAGGATATGATTATTGATTTGTTTGGACAGGACAAGGACTATGTGAGGtatttttggatatttaatAAGACCAGGGACACTCCCAAACAGATTCGAATGGTTTCAAACAAGGTTCATGGTAAACTCAGTCGCCCACATTCACATGCATTTTTAG aTTGGAATGATGATTACATGGCAGACTTATTCATCACAACACcagaaaactttgaattttggACTGGCAGGGAGAATGCTGAAGAGAAATTCGTCTTCAACAAAACCGTGTCCCTCCCTCCAAACGTCGAGCGAATTGGTCAATCCCTGTTCATCGACGTCGAACTCAAAGGTCACATGGATCTAGTAACACCCGTCTGTCACGACAAAGACTGCAGAAACAGCGCTCTTATGGTTTATTCCGGCGACAAATGGCACACCATGcaagtaaattttaaggacGACAACGGAAACACTTGGGGATTTTACGAGAAACCTGGCTCGAAATACACCAACGTAATTACATTACACAGCGGCGACTTTAACATGGACGGTTATCCGGATTTACTGGCCACATTATCCGTGGGGAACACCGGTCACCCACAGTCGTTCCTACTAGAGAACACGGCTTGCGTGAGCGGTTGCAACCAGTTCAAGAGGTCGTACACCATAAAATGGAACGCGTTGAGCCCGTTCAAGAACGGCACAGCCATGGCTGCGTTCTTCGACTTCTATCAGGACGGTATCCTGGACGTGATACTGGTTACGTACGATGGAACAAATTACAGGACGGCCGCGTTCAAAAACAGTCTGGATTACGACGCCAACTTCGTCAAGGTGATGGTGTTGACCGGTCTCTCCAACAAGGCGAATCCCATGACTATGGGAAGAGTGGGCAAGAAACGTAAGACGTACGGCACCAACCTTCCCGGTCCGAGCATCTACTACAAAACGACTACGCAGGAAGGTGACGTGAGGCACGGCGTGTCTGCGCAGTTGCCGCAGTCTGCCCACTTCAGCTTGAACTTGCCCTACACCATATTCGGCTTGGGCAGAACGCCCAACTTCGTAGACTCCTTGACGGTGGGATTGTCCAACAATTCCAGGTCGTGGACCCAGATCATACCTAATTCTCAAATGGTCGTTATTCCTTGGCCCACAACGGATCCGTCGCAGTGGAAGGCGCAGCTGTTTGTGACTCCAAGCAAGCTGATTCTGATGTCAGTGGCTGCGTTGACCGCAGTTTGCGGTGTTATAACGGTTATTATTGCCGTGCTTTATTGGAAGGAACGGCAGGAGGATAAGAAGGAAAGGCTTTCAGAGTCTCATAGGTTCCACTTTGATGCTATGTAA